Proteins found in one Chloroflexota bacterium genomic segment:
- a CDS encoding DDE-type integrase/transposase/recombinase — translation MEQHILAVALAHPGWGPDRLAAELRRPRWGGHRRSPHGIWNVLRRAGLNTRAKRLGLIAGYQAPPEPPPRVPEPVRHIEAAQPGELVQLDCFHVGQLTGSRGRTWQYTAIDVATSYTWATLHNTPRNPAARHTAALAQQVAADLARHGWPLQRVSTDNASEFTSATFRQALAHAGVRHTRIRAGRPESNGCVERVHQTILAECYRPTFARALIPRFTALRRDLAQYLQYYNHDRAHTGRRTQGRTPAEVLGAAKMWPQRSSR, via the coding sequence TTGGAACAGCACATCCTGGCGGTGGCCTTGGCCCATCCCGGGTGGGGCCCCGACCGGCTAGCGGCCGAGTTGCGGCGCCCGCGGTGGGGTGGGCACCGCCGCAGCCCGCACGGCATCTGGAACGTGCTGCGCCGCGCGGGCCTCAATACGCGCGCCAAGCGGCTGGGGCTGATCGCGGGCTACCAGGCCCCGCCCGAGCCACCCCCGCGCGTCCCGGAGCCCGTGCGCCATATCGAGGCCGCCCAGCCGGGCGAGCTGGTCCAGCTGGACTGTTTCCACGTCGGCCAGTTGACGGGCTCTCGGGGACGCACCTGGCAGTACACGGCCATTGACGTCGCCACGAGCTACACCTGGGCCACCCTCCACAACACCCCGCGCAATCCCGCCGCCCGCCACACCGCGGCCTTAGCCCAGCAGGTCGCCGCGGACTTGGCCCGCCATGGCTGGCCGCTCCAGCGCGTCAGCACCGACAACGCCAGCGAGTTCACCAGCGCCACCTTCCGGCAGGCCCTCGCCCACGCCGGGGTGCGTCACACGCGGATCCGCGCGGGCCGGCCCGAGAGCAACGGCTGCGTGGAGCGCGTCCACCAAACCATCCTCGCGGAGTGCTACCGCCCCACCTTCGCCCGTGCCTTGATCCCCCGCTTCACGGCCCTCCGCCGGGATCTGGCGCAGTATCTCCAGTACTACAACCACGACCGCGCCCACACCGGGCGCCGCACGCAAGGCCGCACTCCCGCCGAAGTCCTTGGGGCTGCGAAAATGTGGCCGCAGAGGTCGTCGAGATGA
- a CDS encoding helix-turn-helix domain-containing protein: MTHDDVLHRFRLRLFALAEELGNVRAACRIMGVHPSTYYRWRKPVQRWGLDALRPRERRPPQSP; this comes from the coding sequence ATGACCCATGATGACGTACTCCACCGGTTCCGGCTACGCCTGTTCGCGCTGGCCGAGGAGCTGGGCAACGTGCGCGCCGCCTGCCGCATCATGGGCGTGCATCCGTCGACGTATTACCGCTGGCGCAAGCCCGTGCAGCGGTGGGGCCTGGACGCCCTGCGCCCCCGCGAGCGGCGCCCGCCCCAGTCGCCGTGA
- a CDS encoding fibronectin type III domain-containing protein, whose translation MGDSLSGVTKYDIVGYDGNITGTWYNVTEPECGTDYTFRVSAYSDGTTYKAKWVAWASTTTTTAGCPLPPAHENFTVGTVTTNSVPPSWDAVSGAAKYRVEYRLGTTGDWTETKADITGAGHTVDGLNCATAFGFRARVYGDGMTLDYLQKTRGCDGRQRSSGASRPAASSQWSKAAKRSWKYGVAAGGRGWRGSGTGRAGSPRGGRLRRMGRRGSSPGRQ comes from the coding sequence ATGGGAGACTCGCTGAGCGGCGTCACGAAATACGACATCGTGGGCTACGACGGCAACATTACGGGCACCTGGTACAACGTGACGGAGCCTGAGTGCGGCACCGACTACACCTTCAGGGTCAGCGCCTACAGCGACGGCACGACCTATAAGGCCAAGTGGGTCGCGTGGGCCAGCACCACGACGACGACTGCCGGCTGCCCGCTGCCGCCCGCGCACGAGAACTTCACGGTCGGGACGGTGACCACGAATAGCGTCCCGCCGAGTTGGGACGCCGTTTCGGGCGCCGCAAAATACCGCGTGGAATACCGTCTGGGCACTACCGGCGACTGGACCGAGACCAAGGCTGACATCACCGGCGCCGGCCACACGGTGGACGGGCTCAACTGCGCGACCGCGTTTGGATTCCGCGCGAGGGTCTATGGCGACGGCATGACGCTGGACTACTTGCAGAAGACGAGAGGCTGCGACGGGCGGCAGCGATCCAGTGGGGCGAGCAGGCCGGCGGCGTCGAGCCAGTGGTCGAAGGCGGCCAAGCGCTCCTGGAAGTACGGCGTAGCTGCCGGAGGGCGCGGGTGGCGCGGCAGTGGCACAGGACGAGCCGGATCGCCACGCGGAGGGCGGCTTCGGCGGATGGGGCGTCGGGGATCGTCACCGGGACGGCAATAG
- a CDS encoding fibronectin type III domain-containing protein, whose protein sequence is MGANEPRRNDGTGSHGAHPTNGARDRLPAADHQSEPSTRAWRQAQWLQTAGGRLRRQGRVLRVAAALLAAVGLLSVTVVGGVAQAAGAEIGIRDLSEHPMHLTVDSFPVELSNLSSIEVYQVIVSSDRARLGVGGCGESSQTATVTDAATEDLTFHVYACAPGGATVTAEVRRAGDSDSEASVSQRLTVEALPEFVITASGERIRTTQTTMRGVGAARAAARAGTPGIVPSVSLSRESDDSNVLIAEWGTPSDGGTPLTGFGVKFWRDSDGEPPYTNVEVVGPSARSKRYTGLEWNTRYKLRVHACNGTDSCGYWTDPPEDKTTPEDTLDPPARAVWVPRDRAR, encoded by the coding sequence ATGGGCGCGAACGAACCACGGCGGAACGACGGTACGGGCAGTCACGGTGCGCACCCGACCAACGGCGCGAGAGATCGACTACCGGCGGCCGATCACCAATCGGAACCTTCGACGCGAGCCTGGCGCCAGGCCCAATGGCTGCAAACGGCGGGCGGCCGCCTGCGGCGCCAGGGGCGGGTGCTCCGCGTTGCCGCGGCCCTTCTCGCCGCGGTGGGCTTGCTGAGTGTCACGGTCGTCGGCGGCGTGGCGCAGGCGGCGGGGGCCGAGATTGGCATCCGCGACCTGAGCGAGCATCCCATGCACCTGACCGTCGACAGCTTCCCGGTGGAGCTCTCCAATCTCTCGTCCATCGAGGTGTACCAGGTCATCGTGTCGAGCGACCGCGCCAGGCTGGGGGTCGGCGGGTGCGGCGAGTCGTCGCAGACGGCGACAGTGACGGATGCGGCGACCGAGGACCTCACCTTCCACGTGTACGCCTGCGCGCCGGGCGGGGCGACGGTGACGGCGGAGGTGCGCCGGGCGGGCGACAGTGACAGCGAGGCGTCGGTCAGCCAACGCTTGACGGTGGAGGCGCTGCCCGAGTTTGTGATCACGGCGTCAGGGGAGCGGATTCGGACCACGCAGACGACGATGCGGGGAGTGGGGGCGGCGCGGGCGGCCGCGCGGGCGGGCACCCCGGGGATCGTGCCGAGTGTCAGCTTAAGCCGAGAGTCAGACGACTCCAATGTCCTTATAGCGGAATGGGGCACGCCGAGCGACGGCGGGACGCCGCTGACGGGTTTCGGGGTGAAGTTCTGGCGGGACAGCGATGGAGAACCGCCCTATACCAACGTCGAGGTGGTGGGGCCGTCGGCGCGAAGCAAGAGGTATACAGGGCTGGAGTGGAACACGCGTTACAAGCTCCGCGTCCACGCCTGCAACGGTACGGACAGCTGCGGGTATTGGACCGACCCACCCGAAGACAAGACCACTCCTGAGGACACACTGGATCCCCCCGCCCGCGCCGTCTGGGTTCCACGTGACCGTGCACGGTAA
- a CDS encoding response regulator, which produces MDFQVVLQGVLDSACSLTGSRYGVINLLDHAGQAEDFLFSGLTSDQTKQFAALPDGMAFFGYLSRIEEPLRLRDFHRFTREQGLPAFRPPFPISPVLPFLAAPIRHRDERIGAIYVGETESSREFTSEDEETLVMFASQAALVIANARRHREEQRARADLETLVNTAPVGVVVFDAKTGNLASVNREAMRIVSGLHEPEESVEELLGKLIYRRADGHEVSLQEFPVEQTLRDWQAVRAEEIVLQVPDGPSVTTLLNATPIHSEEGEVESVVVTLQDMTPVHDLERLRAEFLGMVSHELRTPLTSIKGSADTLLEESATLDRAEMRQFFRIIQEQTAHMRSLISNLLDVAQIEMGTLPVDPQPTEVASVLDAARNQFLNAEARQNLRIDLEDDLPQVMADRRRIAQVLDNLLSNSARYSPADNPITLGARREGVHVAFSVADEGRGVRPELLPHLFQKYSPVDGEEMGRDTHGSGLGLAICKGIVEAHGGRIWAESDGEDLGTTFIFTVPVAEGPLATTFTSRAKQPRVVTDQGRILVVDDDPQTLRYVRDVVSRAGYEAVVTGEPEDVLSLLAEHSPRLVLLDLVFPGGVDGIDLMRDILKKRDVPVIFISVYGQDEIIARAFDMGAADYVVKPFSPTELAARIRAALRRHTGPERPEPTEPLTLGNLTVDFPRRRAICAGRPVRLTPLEYRLLVQLALFAGEVVPRARLLEQLWGPSHSGDLRPLRTLVKSLRRKLGDDAANPTYIFAEPGMGYRLAKGATQELESPGAP; this is translated from the coding sequence CTGGACTTCCAGGTAGTGCTCCAGGGAGTCCTGGACAGCGCCTGCTCGCTGACCGGCTCACGCTACGGTGTCATCAACCTCCTGGACCATGCGGGGCAAGCAGAGGACTTTCTGTTCTCCGGGTTGACTTCCGACCAGACTAAGCAGTTCGCGGCGCTGCCGGATGGAATGGCGTTCTTCGGGTATCTCAGCCGGATCGAAGAGCCGCTGCGACTGCGGGACTTTCACCGCTTCACCAGGGAGCAGGGCCTCCCGGCGTTTCGCCCGCCCTTTCCGATAAGCCCAGTCCTCCCCTTTCTGGCCGCACCGATCCGCCACCGGGATGAGCGCATCGGAGCCATCTACGTCGGAGAGACGGAATCCAGCCGGGAATTCACTTCCGAAGACGAGGAGACGCTGGTCATGTTTGCCTCCCAGGCGGCATTGGTCATCGCCAACGCCCGCCGACACCGGGAGGAGCAGCGGGCCAGAGCCGACCTGGAGACCCTGGTGAACACCGCTCCCGTCGGCGTCGTCGTGTTCGACGCCAAGACGGGGAATCTGGCATCGGTCAACCGGGAGGCGATGCGGATCGTTAGCGGCCTGCACGAACCGGAAGAGTCTGTCGAAGAGCTCCTTGGGAAACTGATCTACCGGCGGGCCGATGGGCACGAGGTTTCGCTGCAGGAGTTTCCCGTCGAGCAGACGCTGCGGGACTGGCAGGCGGTTCGGGCCGAGGAGATCGTCTTGCAGGTCCCCGACGGCCCGTCCGTCACCACCCTGTTGAACGCCACTCCCATCCACTCGGAGGAAGGGGAGGTCGAGTCCGTCGTCGTCACCCTGCAGGACATGACGCCCGTGCACGACCTGGAGCGGCTGCGGGCCGAGTTCCTGGGAATGGTGAGCCACGAGCTTCGCACTCCGCTGACATCGATCAAGGGCTCCGCCGACACCCTGCTGGAGGAATCGGCCACGCTGGACCGGGCGGAGATGCGCCAGTTCTTCCGCATCATCCAGGAGCAAACCGCGCACATGCGGAGCCTCATCAGCAACCTGCTCGACGTGGCCCAGATCGAGATGGGCACCCTGCCGGTGGATCCCCAGCCGACGGAGGTGGCCTCGGTGCTGGACGCTGCCAGGAACCAATTCCTGAACGCCGAAGCCCGGCAGAACCTCCGCATCGACCTGGAGGACGACCTGCCGCAGGTTATGGCGGACCGGCGGCGCATCGCCCAGGTGCTGGACAACCTGCTCTCCAACTCGGCCCGCTACTCCCCCGCCGACAACCCCATCACGTTGGGGGCGAGGCGCGAGGGCGTCCACGTGGCCTTCTCAGTGGCCGACGAAGGCCGGGGAGTGCGTCCGGAGCTGCTGCCCCACCTGTTCCAGAAGTACTCGCCCGTCGATGGCGAGGAGATGGGTCGAGACACCCACGGCTCGGGCCTTGGCCTGGCCATCTGCAAGGGAATTGTGGAGGCCCACGGTGGACGTATCTGGGCCGAGAGCGACGGGGAGGACCTGGGCACCACCTTCATCTTCACCGTCCCGGTGGCAGAGGGACCCCTGGCCACGACCTTCACTTCCCGTGCCAAACAACCGCGGGTGGTGACGGACCAGGGACGCATCCTGGTCGTTGACGACGATCCCCAGACCCTGCGCTACGTCCGTGACGTTGTCTCTAGGGCGGGCTATGAGGCCGTCGTCACTGGGGAGCCCGAGGATGTGCTCAGTCTCTTGGCTGAGCATAGTCCTCGCCTGGTGCTGCTGGATCTGGTGTTCCCCGGCGGCGTGGACGGGATCGACCTGATGCGGGACATCCTGAAGAAACGGGATGTGCCGGTCATCTTCATTTCGGTCTACGGCCAGGACGAGATCATCGCGCGGGCCTTCGATATGGGAGCCGCCGACTACGTGGTCAAGCCCTTCTCGCCCACAGAGCTGGCAGCCAGGATACGGGCCGCGCTGCGCCGGCATACGGGGCCGGAACGCCCCGAGCCGACCGAACCCCTGACGCTAGGGAATTTGACCGTGGACTTTCCCCGGCGGCGCGCCATCTGCGCCGGTCGTCCGGTGCGGCTCACCCCGCTGGAGTACCGGCTGCTGGTGCAACTGGCGCTCTTCGCTGGTGAGGTCGTGCCCCGCGCTCGCCTGCTGGAACAGCTCTGGGGCCCGTCGCACTCGGGCGACCTGCGACCGTTGCGCACCCTGGTCAAGAGCCTGCGCCGGAAGCTGGGCGACGACGCGGCCAATCCCACCTACATTTTTGCGGAGCCCGGCATGGGCTACCGCTTGGCGAAGGGCGCGACGCAGGAACTGGAATCGCCTGGAGCTCCCTAA
- a CDS encoding helix-turn-helix transcriptional regulator: MRLRRSPLVKLPGVLRFAKRRHPDNPHGCVLALQELLMRAVDVSLPALSSRERRFLERYASGESIAAIGREMGMSRSHLSSVYRPTVGEAVAVALRSLVDAAP; the protein is encoded by the coding sequence ATGCGGCTGCGTCGCTCTCCGCTGGTCAAGCTGCCCGGCGTGCTCCGTTTTGCCAAGCGGCGCCACCCCGACAACCCACACGGCTGCGTGCTCGCGCTGCAGGAGCTGTTGATGCGTGCCGTTGATGTCTCGCTTCCCGCGCTTTCCTCTCGCGAACGCCGGTTCCTTGAGCGATACGCGAGCGGCGAGTCCATCGCGGCCATCGGCCGCGAGATGGGGATGAGTCGCTCGCATCTCTCAAGTGTCTACCGACCGACCGTGGGCGAGGCGGTGGCGGTGGCACTCCGCAGCCTCGTCGACGCTGCGCCGTGA